From a single Fusarium fujikuroi IMI 58289 draft genome, chromosome FFUJ_chr03 genomic region:
- a CDS encoding related to RNA-binding protein pumilio, with protein sequence MATGAFDQSQRQPMHSQTNNSTNATAWDTLHTRNLFANENGERRGSNAFNVPTTSAFWGTTSLATRSPSTSPSRMAQDHIPNSDLGNDQSLAGHFSQMGISKERSTAVYGNAFRYDSDPFNGFGRTQDHRSSSSRQSQSSPSYRATHTASKSTQSQQQFPNHISQGSNHQALNQKAFNHNNSQSLDATSFNLLGNMSGAFAFDPNCQPWNNDASGQRVNGNSLDLSSEMMNAQASTMHRGSIDRLSNLTDQVLNTRANPQIWNQVYSARPVDQGLRMTNQVNQLAAQSIPYYGHQLAMFSEPNAPYTLGLDQYPQRYHQLGHNNSGYGAPYPYHNQNSGPGPKIYKNQWVKEFCGRLTKRSGPQPELCEAYGHMVDASGEQESSRWLQTKLAVATNEEKTRILLEIADDARTVMICSFGNYVMQNLIEYTGQGEKYHILQQMKGHVNDLARNKHGCRVVQKAIEHFLVKQNLELVQEIQPYLLDLMKHETGNHVIQKFVQELPSAHLASFVGVAEEHALELSQDSHGCRVIQRLLEVCQEDDIRKVLDPLYPSMEMLATNQFGNYVVQAIIEHRSGSDRDRIVEMVINKLLYFSKNKISSNVVEKCIAFGSDEQRTQIREQLCTVSASGKDTLFELINDQFANYVIKSLVHNTKGLGQQQLAQKIHTHLETMKKNAPLPKPSHSLSQVVEKILVVDNMAINLKIEVDSAEPTPMLTNETNSPQSDGLPSANGSAIGVPSAGIKNPEVAVHVHNDEA encoded by the exons ATGGCGACGGGAGCCTTCGATCAATCGCAACGGCAGCCCATGCATTCCCAAACTAACAACAGCACAAATGCCACGGCATGGGATACTTTGCACACTCGTAACTTGTTCGCAAATG AGAATGGCGAGCGACGCGGATCCAATGCTTTCAACGTACCCACCACCTCCGCCTTCTGGGGAACAACGTCTCTCGCAACACGATCGCCCAGTACATCGCCGAGTAGGATGGCACAAGACCACATCCCCAACAGCGACCTAGGGAATGACCAAAGCTTGGCGGGACACTTCTCCCAAATGGGCATTTCGAAAGAAAGGAGCACTGCTGTGTACGGCAACGCATTTCGCTACGATTCAGATCCTTTCAATGGCTTCGGCCGGACACAGGACCACCGCTCCAGCTCTTCGCGacaatctcaatcttcaCCCTCCTACCGTGCTACCCATACTGCAAGCAAATCGACACAGTCCCAGCAACAATTCCCCAACCACATCAGCCAAGGCAGCAACCACCAGGCTCTCAATCAAAAAGCATTTAATCATAATAACAGCCAGAGTCTGGATGCAACATCCTTCAACCTTCTGGGAAACATGTCCGGTGCCTTTGCTTTTGACCCTAATTGCCAGCCCTGGAACAACGACGCGAGCGGACAACGTGTCAACGGCAACAGCCTGGATCTGAGTTCTGAAATGATGAATGCGCAAGCCTCCACGATGCACCGGGGTTCCATCGACCGCCTCTCGAACCTCACAGACCAAGTACTCAACACCAGAGCGAACCCGCAAATTTGGAATCAAGTGTATTCTGCTCGACCGGTGGATCAAGGGCTCCGCATGACGAACCAAGTCAACCAACTGGCAGCGCAGTCTATACCCTATTATGGCCACCAGCTGGCGATGTTCTCTGAACCCAACGCTCCGTATACTCTCGGACTTGACCAGTACCCTCAGCGCTACCACCAGCTAGGGCACAACAATTCTGGGTATGGAGCACCATACCCCTATCATAACCAGAACAGTGGCCCTGGGCCCAAGATCTACAAAAACCAATGGGTGAAAGAGTTCTGTGGTCGGTTAACGAAGAGGTCTGGTCCTCAACCGGAGCTTTGTGAAGCTTATGGCCACATGGTCGATGCCAGTGGAGAACAGGAGTCATCAAGGTGGCTTCAAACGAAGCTGGCTGTTGCGACcaatgaagagaagactCGAATCTTGCTAGAGATAGCAGATGATGCTCGCACCGTGATGATCTGCTCTTTCGGCAACTACGTAATGCAGAATTTGATCGAATATACAGGGCAGGGAGAGAAATATCACATTCTTCAGCAAATGAAAGGCCACGTCAACGATCTAGCACGGAACAAACACGGTTGCCGTGTGGTCCAGAAG GCCATAGAGCACTTCCTTGTCAAGCAAAATCTCGAACTCGTCCAGGAGATCCAACCCTATCTACTTGATTTGATGAAGCACGAGACTGGAAACCATGTCATCCAGAAGTTCGTCCAAGAGCTCCCTTCAGCACATCTCGCCTCCTTTGTTGGGGTTGCTGAAGAACACGCCTTGGAACTCAGCCAGGATTCGCATGGATGCCGGGTTATTCAACGACTCCTGGAGGTGTGCCAGGAGGACGACATTAGAAAGGTCCTGGATCCGCTTTACCCATCGATGGAGATGCTTGCCACAAACCAATTCGGCAACTATGTCGTTCAGGCTATCATCGAGCACCGATCCGGCAGTGACAGGGATCGAATTGTTGAGATGGTCATCAACAAACTGTTGTacttctccaagaacaagatttCGTCCAATGTAGTCGAGAAGTGCATCGCCTTTGGCTCGGATGAACAACGAACACAAATCCGCGAACAGCTTTGCACTGTCAGTGCGAGTGGGAAGGACACTTTGTTTGAACTGATCAACGACCAGTTTGCAAACTATGTTATTA AAAGCCTAGttcacaacaccaaaggtctcgggcagcagcagctggcACAAAAGATCCATACGCACCtcgagacgatgaagaagaatgcGCCCCTTCCAAAGCCATCACACAGTTTGAGCCAAGTGgtggagaagatcttggtCGTCGACAATATGGCTATCAATCTCAAAATCGAAGTTGACTCGGCTGAACCAACTCCAATGTTGACCAATGAAACAAATAGCCCACAAAGTGATGGGCTACCAAGTGCCAACGGCAGTGCCATTGGAGTGCCATCTGCCGGCATCAAGAACCCGGAGGTGGCTGTTCACGTTCACAACGATGAGGCGTAA